GTGGAGGGCCGCGCGGTGCCGCCGCTGCTCGCGCTCCAGTACAAGCTCGCCGAGAAGATCGTCTTCGAGAAGATCCGCGCCGCGTTCGGCGGGCGCGTCCGGCTGATGATCACCGGCGCCGCGCCCACCGCGCCCGAGATCCTCGAGTTCTTCTGGGGCGCCGGCCTGCCCATCTACGAGGCGTACGGCATGACCGAGTCGACGGTGATCACCCACATCAACCGCGAGGGCGCGGTGCGGCTCGGCACGGTCGGCCGCATCATCCCGCCCGCGGAGGCGCGCATCGCGGAGGACGGCGAGATCCTCGTGCGCGGGCCGTGGGTGTTCCGCGGCTACTACAAGCAAGAGGAGGCGACGGCGGAGACGGTGATCGACGGGTGGCTCCACACGGGCGACATCGGCGAGATCGACCGCGACGGCTTCCTCCGCATCACCGACCGCAAGAAGCACCTCATCATCACGGCGGGCGGGAAGAACCTCGCGCCGGCGAACATCGAGCGCGCCATCAAGGGCGAGGACGTGCTCATCAGCCAGGTCCACGCGCACGGCGACAAGCGGCCCTTCGTCAGCGCGATCATCACGCCCTCCCCCATCGAGACCCTCGAGTGGGGCGTCGAGCGAGGTCTCGTCACGAAGGACGAGCTCGAGGCGCGTCAGAAGGAGCTGATGGAGAACCCAGCCGGTCGCTCCGCCGCGCTGAACGAGGCCACGGCGAAGGTGGTCGCGCACCCCGACTACCGAGAGCGCGTGCGGCAGGCGGTAGGGCGCGGGAACCACCAGCTCGCGCGCGTCGAGAAGGTGCGCAAGTTCGTGCTGCTCGAGCGCGACTTCAGCCAGGACGAGGACGAGCTGACGCCGACCCTCAAGCTGAAGCGCAAGGCCATCGAGGCGAAGCACGGGCCGCTGCTCGATCGCCTCTACGCGGAGAAGGGCTTCGGCCTCGAGCCGTGAGCGTGCCCGCCTGGATCGACAGCCCCGGGGCGCTTACCCCGATCGTCTCCCGGGTCGACCCGGATCTGCGGCTCGGGGTCGACGCCGAGGGTGACGGCCTCTACCGCTATCGCTCGCGGCTCTGCATGATGCAGATCTGCGGCGGCGAGCTCGAGGCGCTGATCGACACGCTCGCGCTGGACGACCTGACGCCGCTCCAGCCGCTGCTCGGCGAAGACGGCCCGCTCAAGGTCCTGCACGACGTCTCGTTCGACGCGAAGATGCTCGACCAGCGCGGGCTGTCGCTCGGGCGCGTGTTCGACACCGCGGTGGCCGCGCGCTTCCTCGGCGAGAAGAGCACGGGGCTCGCGGCGCTGCTCGAGAAGTACTTCGAGGTGCAGCTCGACAAGAAGCACCAGCAGGCGGACTGGGGCGAGCGCCCGCTCGACGAGGACCAGAAGCGCTACCTCGTGGAGGATGTGCGGTACCTGCCAGAGCTCGCGAAGCTCTTCGAGGCGCGCGCGGCGGAGCTGGACGTGCTCGAGGAGATCGACGAGGAGACGCGCTACGCGATGCGACGCGCGCTCGAGCCCGAGGTGGAGCGCGAGCCGTGGACGCGGATCAAGGGCGCGCGCGACCTGAGCGGGCACGCGCTCGCGGTGCTGGTGGCGCTCGCGAACGTCCGAGAGCGCGAGGCGGCGCAGCAGGACGTCCCGCCCTTCCGCGTGACGGGCAACCGTGTGCTCTTCGAGGCCGCGCGGCGTCGCCCGCGCACGCTGGCGCAGCTCCGGAAGATCCGGGGGCTGCGGCAGCTCGACGACGCGCAGCTCCTCGACGCGCTCGAGGCCGCCGAGCGCGACGGCGTCCCCCAGGAGGACGCCACCCCGCCGCCGCCGGCCGAGGAGCGCGCGCAGCGCAAGGCGCGGGAGAAAGCGCTGACGGAGTGGCGCAAGAAAGAGGCCGCGGAGCGCGGCGTCGATGTGCAAGTCGTCCTGCCCGGACACTGCCTGCGGGACGTGGCCAAGATCGAGCAGCTCGAGGACGAGGCGCTGGCCTCGGTCGACGGCTTCGGCAAGAAGCGCCTCGCGCGCTACGGCTCGACGCTCCTCGACGTGCTCCGCGCGGCCGACGCGGCCTGAGGGGCGACTACATGCTCGCGCGATAGAGCGAGAGCATGTCGTCCTTGGTGCAGGGCCGCGGGTTGCCCTCCTTCGTCGCGTCC
The Sandaracinaceae bacterium genome window above contains:
- a CDS encoding HRDC domain-containing protein, yielding MSVPAWIDSPGALTPIVSRVDPDLRLGVDAEGDGLYRYRSRLCMMQICGGELEALIDTLALDDLTPLQPLLGEDGPLKVLHDVSFDAKMLDQRGLSLGRVFDTAVAARFLGEKSTGLAALLEKYFEVQLDKKHQQADWGERPLDEDQKRYLVEDVRYLPELAKLFEARAAELDVLEEIDEETRYAMRRALEPEVEREPWTRIKGARDLSGHALAVLVALANVREREAAQQDVPPFRVTGNRVLFEAARRRPRTLAQLRKIRGLRQLDDAQLLDALEAAERDGVPQEDATPPPPAEERAQRKAREKALTEWRKKEAAERGVDVQVVLPGHCLRDVAKIEQLEDEALASVDGFGKKRLARYGSTLLDVLRAADAA